From one Anabas testudineus chromosome 18, fAnaTes1.2, whole genome shotgun sequence genomic stretch:
- the si:dkeyp-74b6.2 gene encoding cerebellin-1, producing the protein MPCLSRPFLPNAAPCYIFFTGLLLLVCWGPSEVRCQNDTEPIVLEGKCLVVCDSTPSAEPSGNALGMSVRSGTGRVAFSAIRNTNHEPSEMSNRTMTIYFDQILVNVGSHFDPARSIFVAPRKGVYSFSYHVVKVYNRQTIQVSLVLNGWPVISAFAGDQDVTREAATNAGLVMMERGDKAYLKLERGNLMGGWKYSTFSGFLVFPL; encoded by the exons ATGCCCTGTCTATCTCGTCCCTTTTTACCCAACGCTGCTCCCTGCTACATCTTTTTCACTGGACTTCTGCTTCTTGTGTGCTGGGGGCCTTCAGAGGTCCGTTGCCAGAATGATACAGAACCCATTGTGTTGGAGGGAAAGTGTCTGGTGGTGTGTGACTCCACCCCCTCTGCCGAACCATCAGGTAATGCTCTGGGCATGTCGGTGAGGTCAGGAACTGGCCGGGTGGCGTTTTCAGCCATTCGAAACACGAACCATGAACCCTCAGAGATGAGCAACCGCACCATGACTATCTACTTTGACCAG ATCTTGGTTAATGTTGGCAGCCATTTTGATCCTGCCAGGAGTATCTTCGTGGCCCCCAGAAAAGGAGTCTACAGTTTCAGCTATCATGTTGTGAAGGTTTACAACAGGCAGACGATACAA GTAAGTTTGGTTCTTAATGGCTGGCCAGTGATCTCGGCTTTTGCTGGTGACCAGGACGTGACCAGGGAAGCTGCCACCAACGCCGGGCTGGTGATGATGGAGAGAGGGGACAAGGCTTACCTCAAACTGGAAAGGGGGAATCTGATGGGAGGCTGGAAGTACTCTACCTT